In the genome of Candidatus Methylacidiphilales bacterium, the window GGCCGAAGAGATATACTACATCCTTAAAGGAACTGGGAAAATGAAAATTGAGGGTGAAATAAGCGAAGTGGGGCCATTGGATGCGATTGCCATTCCCCCGGGGAAGGCACACAAAATCTGGAATATCGGAACGGAAGAACTCGTCCTGCTGTGCTGTTGTGCGCCCGCCTATGAGGATGGTGACACGGTGTTGTTGGAATAGCGGCCCGGGCGGCAGGGTGGGTAAAGCATCCTGGTGGAAAACACCCTCGGGTTGGAGGGGATGTTCCAAGGTTCAGCGGGGCCATCCGCCGATCACGGCTGGAACCAGAGGGTTTCCAGGTCGTCCGACTGTTCCTCCGTGCCCTGCCGCCAGCGGGCTTCGACCCTCAGGAGGAAAAAACCGTTGAGGGGGGCGTTTTTTTTGCCCCGGATGTCGGCCTTCTTGATCTCCAACAAATAACTCACGCCACGGCTGTCGCGATCCTGTTCCTCGCGCAGGGGCTGGATGTTGCCCTTTTTCAGGAGGGCAATGCGGCTTTCCATCTGGCCGCGCACATAGCGGGCGTGCTCGACCCGGCCGGCGGCGTCGATCAATCCGGCCAGCACCCGCCCGATGCCGACAAAGGCGGTGGCGAAAACCGCCAGGGCGATCAGCACCTCGAACATCACGATGCCGCGGATCAGTCGCTTGCGCGGGCCGTTCATCGGGCATCTCCGGCGATGACCCGGCTTTCCTGGTCGACGGCCCCGGTCAGGGGATGGATGCGGAAACTGATGAACG includes:
- a CDS encoding cupin domain-containing protein, whose amino-acid sequence is MEVRNREEVPAFTTKDGSTIRELLAYRNSEIRNQSLAEAIIPVGGATVEHLHPKAEEIYYILKGTGKMKIEGEISEVGPLDAIAIPPGKAHKIWNIGTEELVLLCCCAPAYEDGDTVLLE